A genomic stretch from Apteryx mantelli isolate bAptMan1 chromosome 28, bAptMan1.hap1, whole genome shotgun sequence includes:
- the LOC136994391 gene encoding olfactory receptor 6F1-like, giving the protein MASSGGEMMLHEESLFRSFPLAELMDLCTWRDMENMTTVQEFILLGFPGTWHFRVSLVVLFALMYSLTVTGNASIIALVWANRNLHTPMYFFLCNLSFLEIWYVTGVVPKAMGVMLGTSQTISFRVCILQLFFLLSLGSTECFLLAVMAYDRYLAICYPLRYNSLMNNAFSAQLALSSWLGGFLAISLLAFLTSRLTFCGPKVINHFLCDIDSCLALSCTDTRPVELATFLISIIVVVVSCVVTLVSYMYIISTILRIQSAQGRKKAFSTCSAHLTVVTIWYSSTIFLYVKPSAQNSLDLNKLVNTFNTVVTPLLNPFIYTLRNKEVIQALEKAFQKK; this is encoded by the exons ATGGCTTCATCTGGAGGAGAGATGATGTTGCATGAAGAGAGTTTGTTTAGATCATTTCCGTTGGCAGAGCTG ATGGACCTCTGCACTTGGAGGGACATGGAAAACATGACAACTGTGCAAGAATTCATCCTTTTGGGTTTCCCAGGCACATGGCATTTCCGGGTGTCCCTTGTGGTGCTGTTTGCACTGATGTATTCCCTGACAGTAACAGGCAATGCATCCATCATAGCCCTTGTATGGGCAAACAGGAACCTCCATACcccaatgtattttttcctctgtaatctcTCCTTTCTGGAGATCTGGTACGTAACGGGCGTTGTTCCCAAAGCTATGGGAGTCATGCTGGGGACTAGCCAGACCATCTCCTTCAGAGTCTGCATCCTTCAGttgttctttcttctctccctagGCTCCACCGAATGTTTTCtcctggctgtcatggcctatgaccgctatttAGCCATATGTTACCCTTTGAGATACAACTCCCTCATGAACAATGCCTTCTCTGCTCAGCtggccctcagctcctggctgggAGGCTTTCTGGccatctcgctgctggcctttTTGACATCCAGGCTGACATTCTGTGGACCAAAAGTCATCAATCATTTTCTCTGTGATATAGATTCCTGCCTCGCCCTCTCCTGCACAGATACACGGCCCGTGGAGCTGGCGACCTTCCTCATCTCCATAATTGTTGTGGTGGTCTCCTGTGTGGTTACGCTAGTCTCCTACATGTACATCATCTCTACCATCCTGAGAATCCAATCAGCCCAGGGCCGGAAAAAGGCCTTTTCCACCTGCTCTGCCCATCTCACGGTCGTTACAATATGGTACAGCTCCACTATATTCCTGTATGTCAAGCCGTCAGCCCAGAACTCCTTGGATCTGAACAAGCTTGTTAATACCTTTAACACAGTTGTAACTCCCTTGTTGAACCCCTTCATTTACACACTGAGAAACAAGGAAGTGATACAAGCTCTGGAGAAGGCTTTCCAGAAGAAGTGA